In Alkalihalobacterium alkalinitrilicum, a genomic segment contains:
- a CDS encoding TetR/AcrR family transcriptional regulator, which produces MKEKIFEKSIELFGQKGFNETSIQHIVDALGVTKGTFYYYFKSKEEILLGIHLSFIDDLLDKQHQIMKDENASCEQKLYEIVFMLIKNIESQAQSARVFFREMQNLSEGPLSQIFPKRDKFRLNLQKLIDDGIEKGEFRKGLQSHIVTLGILGMCNWSYHWFDPQGPLADKTVAKIYMDMILNGIKEE; this is translated from the coding sequence GTGAAAGAAAAGATTTTTGAAAAGAGCATTGAATTATTTGGTCAAAAAGGATTCAATGAAACATCGATTCAACATATTGTTGATGCTCTAGGTGTTACAAAAGGAACTTTTTATTATTACTTCAAAAGTAAAGAAGAGATACTTTTGGGAATTCATTTAAGTTTCATTGATGATTTGTTAGACAAACAACATCAAATTATGAAGGATGAGAACGCATCCTGTGAACAAAAGTTGTATGAAATTGTTTTTATGTTAATCAAAAATATTGAATCTCAAGCTCAAAGCGCTAGAGTTTTCTTTCGTGAGATGCAAAATCTTTCTGAGGGACCATTATCGCAAATCTTTCCAAAGCGAGATAAATTTCGATTGAACTTACAAAAACTAATCGACGATGGAATTGAAAAAGGTGAATTTCGTAAAGGGTTACAGTCACATATTGTAACTTTAGGAATATTAGGAATGTGTAATTGGAGTTACCACTGGTTCGATCCACAAGGTCCATTAGCTGATAAAACAGTCGCTAAAATTTATATGGATATGATTTTAAATGGTATAAAAGAAGAGTGA
- a CDS encoding SDR family oxidoreductase, with the protein MHVLDLFKLNGKTAIVTGGGRGLGEQMAEALAEAGANVVVCSRKLESCEEVSRRLIEEKGVRSLAFQCDVSNPTDVQDVVDGTLEEFGKIDILINNSGATWGAPAVDMPLEAWKKVMDVNVTGTFLMSQAVGREMIKQQSGKIINIASVAGLGGVDPLIMDAVGYHASKGAVITFTKDLAAKWGQFNINVNAIAPGFFPTKMSKGIMDTGGKMIKERTPLDRFGTDYDLKGAAVFLASNASNFVTGDVLVVDGGTHVV; encoded by the coding sequence ATGCATGTACTAGATTTATTTAAACTAAATGGAAAAACAGCAATAGTAACTGGTGGTGGTAGAGGATTAGGAGAGCAGATGGCGGAAGCATTAGCAGAAGCTGGGGCTAATGTTGTTGTATGTTCTCGTAAACTTGAATCGTGTGAAGAAGTCAGTAGACGCTTGATAGAAGAAAAAGGAGTTCGTTCGTTAGCATTTCAATGTGACGTTAGTAACCCAACAGATGTACAAGACGTTGTTGATGGAACACTCGAGGAGTTCGGAAAAATTGATATTTTAATCAATAATAGTGGAGCAACTTGGGGAGCACCTGCTGTGGATATGCCACTTGAAGCTTGGAAAAAAGTGATGGATGTAAATGTAACTGGAACATTCCTCATGTCACAAGCAGTAGGAAGAGAGATGATTAAGCAACAGTCTGGGAAAATCATTAATATAGCTTCTGTAGCAGGACTAGGTGGCGTCGACCCTCTTATTATGGATGCGGTAGGTTACCATGCGAGTAAAGGGGCTGTTATCACATTTACAAAAGATTTAGCAGCTAAATGGGGCCAGTTTAACATCAATGTTAATGCAATTGCTCCAGGGTTCTTCCCAACGAAAATGTCTAAAGGAATTATGGACACAGGTGGAAAAATGATAAAAGAACGTACACCATTAGATCGTTTTGGCACAGATTATGATTTGAAAGGTGCTGCTGTCTTTTTAGCATCAAATGCATCTAATTTCGTAACAGGCGATGTTCTTGTGGTTGATGGTGGAACACATGTAGTGTAG
- a CDS encoding 3-hydroxyacyl-CoA dehydrogenase family protein produces the protein MNVNDVKKVAVIGAGSMGHQIAMLCALGGFETTLQDIQESALQKAKESLQFQMNKWVNKGKITQENLDRVFERLTVTTSLEEATMTADLVIEAVVEKLDVKLDLFEKLGRLAPPHAILATNSSTIVNSKIAAVTNRPDKVCNMHFFFPPLVMDCVEVVMSEQTSEETAQVAMDVCEKINRTAVLLRKEIWGFVANRLLFALNKEAVKLYEEGVCDYKDIDIICKKALNHPLGPFELMDLSGIDVGYFAQQEQYNETGDLNDKPAKCIEEKVNAGTLGRKTGKGWYDYEQVGSKK, from the coding sequence ATGAATGTAAACGATGTAAAAAAAGTTGCTGTCATTGGTGCAGGTTCAATGGGTCACCAAATCGCTATGTTATGTGCTTTAGGCGGGTTTGAAACGACTTTACAAGATATTCAAGAATCAGCGCTTCAAAAAGCAAAAGAAAGTTTACAGTTTCAAATGAATAAATGGGTCAACAAAGGCAAGATTACCCAAGAAAATCTTGACCGTGTGTTTGAGCGGTTAACGGTAACAACTAGCTTAGAAGAAGCAACAATGACTGCAGACCTTGTCATTGAAGCCGTTGTTGAAAAATTAGACGTCAAGTTGGATTTGTTTGAAAAGCTAGGTCGTCTAGCTCCACCACATGCCATTTTAGCAACGAATAGTTCAACAATCGTTAATTCTAAAATTGCAGCGGTCACCAATCGACCAGACAAAGTTTGTAATATGCATTTCTTTTTCCCGCCACTCGTTATGGATTGTGTAGAAGTGGTAATGAGTGAGCAAACATCTGAGGAGACGGCACAAGTTGCAATGGACGTGTGTGAAAAAATTAATCGAACAGCAGTCCTCTTAAGAAAAGAGATTTGGGGATTTGTTGCGAACCGGTTATTATTTGCCTTAAATAAGGAAGCCGTCAAATTATACGAAGAGGGTGTTTGTGACTATAAAGATATCGATATTATCTGTAAAAAAGCCTTAAATCACCCATTAGGACCGTTTGAATTAATGGACTTATCAGGTATTGACGTTGGTTATTTTGCACAACAAGAACAATACAATGAAACAGGTGACCTGAATGATAAGCCAGCGAAATGTATTGAAGAAAAGGTGAATGCTGGAACACTAGGAAGAAAAACAGGCAAAGGCTGGTATGACTACGAGCAAGTGGGTAGTAAAAAGTAA
- a CDS encoding acyl-CoA thioesterase: MKHSNSVKVRVCETDALGHISNISYFIYLEEARVEFFRQLSSGDVKEEWNIILAHTECNFVNQGYFEDVLTVETYVERVGNSSVQLIHDIYNQNRQLIAKGKATVVYFDFEQQRSKPLSTEIREKLNQFAISTLS, translated from the coding sequence ATGAAGCATAGCAATTCTGTAAAGGTACGAGTGTGTGAAACAGATGCACTAGGTCATATAAGTAACATCAGTTATTTTATTTACTTAGAAGAAGCGAGAGTAGAGTTTTTTAGGCAACTATCAAGTGGTGACGTAAAAGAAGAGTGGAATATTATATTAGCTCATACGGAGTGCAACTTTGTAAATCAAGGATATTTTGAGGATGTTTTAACAGTTGAAACCTATGTTGAGCGGGTTGGAAATTCAAGTGTTCAATTAATTCACGATATCTATAATCAAAATCGTCAATTAATAGCAAAAGGAAAGGCAACGGTAGTTTACTTTGATTTTGAGCAACAAAGAAGTAAGCCTTTATCAACTGAAATAAGGGAGAAACTTAATCAATTTGCGATAAGTACTCTGTCATAG